The following proteins are co-located in the bacterium (Candidatus Blackallbacteria) CG13_big_fil_rev_8_21_14_2_50_49_14 genome:
- a CDS encoding GemA protein, producing MKPDRRKELGIIHAAKKRLGLDDDCYRDLLEGVTGKRSAADLDDNERQKLIAEMERLQGKKPWHKPRVNLPDDKIRMVKKIYAMLGDRPVTYIEAMLKHMFGDKAPDRLEWATPDQLHKVVAALVYDQKRRNTR from the coding sequence ATGAAACCTGATCGCCGCAAGGAACTGGGAATTATCCATGCCGCCAAAAAGCGCTTGGGTCTCGATGATGATTGCTATCGCGATCTGCTCGAAGGTGTAACCGGAAAGCGCAGTGCTGCTGACCTCGACGACAATGAACGCCAGAAGTTGATTGCTGAAATGGAGCGTTTGCAGGGCAAAAAACCGTGGCATAAACCCCGTGTAAACTTGCCCGACGATAAAATCCGCATGGTCAAGAAAATCTATGCCATGTTGGGCGACCGGCCCGTGACATATATCGAAGCCATGCTGAAACACATGTTTGGTGACAAAGCTCCTGATAGGCTTGAATGGGCCACACCTGATCAACTGCATAAGGTTGTGGCGGCTCTGGTTTATGACCAGAAACGGAGAAACACGCGATGA
- a CDS encoding peptidase M15A, which translates to MPKLSPNFYLSELTVSQTAARQNISNEPGAAHIANLERLCKTALQPLRDKLARPVLITSGYRSPALNRVIGGSTTSAHMDGRAADIHVQGMSSSQLMRYIHAMNLPVDQVIDEFGSWVHVGIAQAGANPRRQYLIARYYSGRVSYDLAKF; encoded by the coding sequence ATGCCCAAACTTTCACCCAATTTCTATCTTTCTGAATTAACAGTTTCTCAGACTGCTGCCCGTCAGAATATTTCAAATGAACCCGGTGCGGCGCATATCGCCAATCTGGAGCGCCTCTGCAAAACGGCCCTTCAGCCCCTACGCGATAAACTGGCCCGCCCCGTGCTGATCACCAGCGGGTACCGTTCCCCGGCTCTGAATCGGGTCATCGGAGGGTCAACTACCTCAGCGCACATGGACGGACGCGCCGCAGATATTCACGTTCAAGGCATGTCTTCCTCTCAGCTTATGCGGTATATCCATGCTATGAATCTGCCTGTCGATCAGGTGATTGATGAATTCGGCTCCTGGGTGCATGTTGGCATTGCTCAGGCAGGTGCTAATCCGCGCCGTCAGTATTTGATCGCCCGTTATTATAGCGGCAGAGTCTCTTACGACCTGGCTAAATTTTGA
- a CDS encoding cytoplasmic protein, which produces MPDIMDIARAERETLRWIILSALWHARPYGCSEYLILRTAQDVPLRVTQDQVRQEMHYLKGRHLIEVNDNQPLWHATITPDGEDLVDYRSDCPAGIARPPKW; this is translated from the coding sequence ATGCCTGACATTATGGATATTGCCCGTGCCGAGCGCGAAACCCTGCGCTGGATTATTTTGTCTGCCCTGTGGCATGCCCGGCCCTATGGGTGCAGCGAGTACCTGATTCTGCGTACCGCTCAAGACGTGCCTCTGCGCGTTACCCAAGATCAGGTCAGGCAAGAAATGCACTACCTCAAGGGCCGTCACCTGATTGAAGTCAATGACAATCAGCCTCTCTGGCACGCAACCATTACCCCCGATGGCGAAGATCTGGTGGATTATCGTTCTGATTGTCCTGCCGGTATTGCCCGCCCCCCAAAGTGGTAA
- a CDS encoding terminase: MGSDGPVLYPYQQRYLKDDSRFKVGMFSRQCGKTFTTTLESVLDCLEGESEGRPRRWTILSVSEDRAKDAIDNGVKLHLNAFQMAFEYLEEEFSKEDKAYEVRLPGGSRIRAIAANPRTARGMTENLILDEFAHHQDSRAIWTALFPVISKPGLKLRVISTPNGKGNKFYEIMTSDKMGFTRHITDIYQAVADGLPRNIEELKAGLNDPDAWAQEFECKFIDAATAWLTYDLIDSCEDPYAGIPDLYAGGYCYLGVDFGRERDLTTMYLLENVGDVLWLREYRELFRTPWHQQKEVINELFRKYRILRAAMDSTGMGSEPVEWAKYQHGHSRVEAVNFSGERKLNIATVLKTRMEDRLIRIPHVQALRDDLHSVTKTIGPTGSPRLSAGRANGSHADRFWALALACAAADTEAPPDYSQIQTTGQTEKDLPLRTWGSISGVNYCGY; this comes from the coding sequence ATGGGGTCTGATGGGCCTGTTCTCTATCCTTATCAGCAGCGCTATCTGAAAGACGATTCCCGCTTTAAAGTCGGGATGTTTTCGCGTCAATGCGGTAAAACATTTACCACAACACTTGAATCGGTTTTGGATTGCTTGGAGGGAGAATCTGAGGGGAGACCCCGACGCTGGACGATCCTCTCCGTTTCAGAAGACCGCGCCAAAGATGCGATAGACAACGGGGTTAAACTGCATTTGAATGCCTTTCAAATGGCCTTTGAATACCTCGAAGAAGAATTCAGCAAAGAAGACAAAGCTTATGAGGTGCGGCTTCCTGGTGGTTCCAGGATACGGGCTATTGCAGCCAATCCGCGCACTGCACGCGGCATGACAGAAAACCTGATTCTGGATGAATTTGCTCACCATCAAGACAGCCGTGCCATCTGGACAGCCCTTTTCCCGGTGATTTCCAAACCTGGCCTAAAACTGCGCGTCATTTCTACGCCCAACGGCAAGGGCAATAAATTTTATGAAATCATGACCTCAGACAAAATGGGCTTTACCCGACACATTACAGATATTTATCAGGCGGTCGCTGATGGGTTGCCTCGCAATATTGAAGAGCTTAAAGCGGGCCTGAATGACCCTGATGCTTGGGCACAGGAATTTGAATGTAAGTTTATCGACGCGGCCACAGCTTGGCTGACCTATGACCTGATTGATAGTTGTGAAGACCCTTATGCTGGAATTCCAGATCTTTATGCCGGAGGCTATTGCTACCTGGGGGTAGACTTTGGCCGTGAGCGCGATTTAACCACAATGTATCTGCTCGAAAATGTCGGGGATGTGCTCTGGCTGCGTGAGTATCGCGAACTCTTCAGAACCCCCTGGCATCAGCAAAAAGAAGTCATCAATGAATTGTTCAGAAAATACCGGATTCTCAGGGCTGCCATGGATTCAACGGGAATGGGCAGTGAGCCTGTTGAATGGGCGAAATACCAGCACGGACACAGCAGAGTAGAAGCTGTGAATTTTAGTGGTGAGCGCAAATTGAATATCGCGACGGTACTCAAAACCCGTATGGAAGACCGTCTGATTAGAATTCCCCATGTACAAGCCTTGCGTGATGACTTACATTCAGTCACCAAAACCATTGGCCCCACTGGAAGCCCTCGCTTATCTGCCGGTCGGGCAAATGGCAGTCACGCGGATAGATTCTGGGCTCTGGCTCTGGCCTGTGCTGCCGCAGATACCGAAGCTCCACCAGATTACAGTCAGATACAGACAACAGGCCAAACAGAAAAAGATCTCCCTCTGCGTACCTGGGGGAGCATTTCAGGAGTAAATTATTGTGGATACTAA
- a CDS encoding portal protein yields the protein MIVDTKKPNLIEIATTNDGRDITRGYTEALPYLTPSDKVLTQAGGLQGYEELLRDDQVSACFSQRRNAVLSRPWDVVPGGTKRQDKAAAELVEATLKNLEFDTITDHMLYARFYGYAVAEVMWEIENSQVKLSDIRVRDRRRFVFAPDNSLLLLTSHNVMGEALPERKFWTASVGASHHDEPYGLGLGHSLYWPVWFKRQGAKFWARFMEKFAAPTTVGTFPNGTDQAERSMLLGAVQAAATDAGIIVPEGVKIELLEASRGGNASYEQWLHYWDSAIAKVILGQTMTTEDGSSYSQATVHYDVRQDLVKADADLVCQSANNSWVRWLIDFNLPGAAYPTLWRDMEDAEDLKSRSERDKALFDMGYRLTPKALKEVYGDDYEPIKPEPSTTGEAEKLKGKTSAEQKRELKIGFQMPELAEGDKTELPPTPVEPLTQTLDEQTAPIWKKILAHIQNLVDTAPDLPSLRDALLNAYADLPGDELGEIMGLALMTAELAGRFDVEQENDNEA from the coding sequence ATTATTGTGGATACTAAAAAACCAAACCTGATTGAAATTGCGACGACAAACGACGGGAGAGATATTACCCGTGGTTATACTGAAGCCCTGCCCTATTTGACTCCTTCAGACAAAGTGTTGACCCAAGCTGGTGGCTTGCAGGGATATGAAGAACTGCTCAGAGATGATCAGGTATCTGCCTGTTTTTCGCAACGCCGCAATGCTGTACTTTCCCGTCCCTGGGATGTGGTTCCAGGTGGAACAAAACGACAGGACAAAGCCGCCGCTGAATTGGTTGAAGCAACCCTGAAAAACCTTGAATTCGATACCATCACCGATCACATGCTTTATGCCCGTTTTTATGGCTATGCTGTGGCAGAGGTCATGTGGGAGATTGAAAACAGCCAGGTCAAACTTTCAGACATTCGCGTGCGTGATCGTCGCCGCTTTGTCTTTGCCCCGGATAACAGTTTGCTGCTTTTAACCAGTCACAATGTCATGGGTGAGGCCCTGCCAGAGCGTAAATTCTGGACGGCTTCAGTGGGGGCCTCTCATCATGATGAGCCCTATGGTCTGGGCTTGGGTCACTCACTCTATTGGCCCGTCTGGTTCAAACGTCAAGGGGCAAAGTTTTGGGCGCGATTCATGGAAAAGTTTGCAGCTCCAACCACAGTTGGCACATTCCCCAACGGAACCGATCAGGCAGAGCGTTCTATGCTCTTGGGGGCAGTTCAGGCTGCGGCCACTGATGCCGGGATTATCGTGCCCGAAGGTGTAAAAATTGAACTGCTCGAAGCCAGTCGTGGCGGGAATGCCTCTTATGAGCAGTGGCTTCATTATTGGGACAGCGCCATTGCAAAGGTTATTCTGGGTCAGACCATGACCACAGAAGACGGAAGCAGCTATTCTCAAGCGACTGTGCATTATGACGTGCGCCAAGACCTTGTGAAAGCTGATGCTGATCTGGTCTGCCAGAGTGCAAATAACTCCTGGGTGCGTTGGTTGATTGATTTCAATCTGCCCGGTGCAGCCTACCCAACACTTTGGCGCGACATGGAAGATGCCGAAGACCTGAAATCCAGATCAGAGCGAGACAAAGCCCTCTTTGACATGGGATACAGACTCACACCTAAAGCCCTTAAAGAAGTGTATGGGGACGATTATGAACCCATTAAACCCGAACCATCCACAACAGGCGAAGCTGAAAAACTTAAGGGAAAGACAAGCGCTGAACAAAAACGCGAACTTAAGATTGGTTTTCAGATGCCAGAGCTGGCCGAGGGAGACAAAACTGAATTACCCCCAACCCCCGTCGAACCTCTTACCCAGACCCTGGATGAACAGACTGCCCCGATCTGGAAAAAGATTCTGGCCCATATCCAGAATCTGGTGGACACTGCCCCTGACCTACCCAGCCTGCGCGATGCCCTTTTGAATGCCTATGCAGATCTGCCTGGTGATGAACTGGGTGAAATTATGGGGCTGGCCCTCATGACGGCTGAACTGGCGGGTCGCTTTGATGTCGAGCAGGAGAATGATAATGAAGCCTGA
- a CDS encoding phage head protein produces the protein MPEPSISGVFREPFQEQVAFFRQKLGNQVPTERWTDMQKEAHDRGFIVAGAAKADLLADLAASVDKAISQGTSLDAFRKDFRSIAAKHGWDYRGEFNWRTKVIYQTNMLTSYSAGRLAQLREAGFTHWEYIHSKAVAHPRKQHQAWDGLVLPADDPFWNAHYPPNGWGCQCRVKGKNNPSDIGQAPDVEIDPKTGEPFGIDKGWGYMPGNTVSDTVRAMGEKTVQWDTTIVKAYMENLPEGIKDQFARSYRDLPSTADAARQYAKRVFEKRPNYQEFQTLGLIESKDAQMIRGWTFKETAEELAARNRKRIKHGKPPIENPFEMKNVDIKGFDFALNKSALNHIRDRHGVAGQDVVGEMVNSQKPVEPDDFKIIPEVLNSPDIIENRGATDIGGGTPFLAYKKAIGNQTYVVLFEVLGKKRMLSMKSFFIYQRKS, from the coding sequence ATGCCTGAACCATCTATCTCAGGCGTCTTTCGAGAGCCTTTCCAGGAGCAAGTCGCTTTCTTCCGGCAGAAGTTGGGCAATCAAGTACCCACAGAACGCTGGACAGACATGCAGAAAGAGGCACATGATCGGGGCTTTATCGTGGCAGGCGCTGCCAAAGCAGATTTACTCGCTGACCTGGCTGCCTCTGTAGATAAAGCGATCAGTCAGGGAACAAGTCTGGATGCCTTTCGCAAAGATTTCAGAAGCATTGCTGCCAAGCATGGCTGGGATTATCGCGGGGAGTTTAACTGGCGCACAAAGGTCATTTACCAGACCAATATGCTGACCAGTTATTCAGCTGGCCGTCTGGCTCAACTGCGTGAGGCAGGCTTCACGCACTGGGAATACATTCACAGCAAAGCCGTGGCTCACCCTCGCAAACAACACCAAGCCTGGGATGGTTTGGTGCTCCCTGCTGATGATCCCTTCTGGAACGCCCACTACCCGCCCAATGGCTGGGGCTGTCAGTGTCGGGTCAAAGGCAAGAATAATCCCTCAGACATTGGCCAGGCCCCTGATGTGGAAATTGACCCCAAAACAGGTGAACCCTTCGGCATAGACAAAGGCTGGGGGTACATGCCTGGGAATACCGTCAGTGATACAGTTCGCGCCATGGGAGAAAAAACGGTGCAATGGGATACCACAATTGTCAAAGCCTATATGGAAAATTTGCCAGAAGGTATTAAAGACCAGTTTGCCCGTTCATATCGTGATTTACCTTCGACGGCAGATGCTGCCAGACAATACGCAAAGCGAGTATTTGAAAAACGTCCTAATTACCAAGAATTTCAAACATTGGGGCTGATAGAATCCAAAGATGCTCAGATGATCCGTGGCTGGACATTTAAGGAAACAGCAGAAGAGCTGGCTGCTAGAAATAGAAAACGCATCAAGCACGGTAAGCCGCCAATAGAGAATCCATTTGAGATGAAAAATGTGGATATTAAAGGCTTTGATTTTGCCTTGAACAAGTCTGCATTGAATCACATTCGTGATAGACATGGTGTTGCGGGGCAAGATGTGGTTGGTGAAATGGTGAATAGCCAAAAGCCTGTTGAACCCGATGATTTCAAGATAATTCCCGAAGTATTAAACTCACCTGACATTATTGAAAACAGGGGAGCAACAGATATTGGTGGAGGCACACCTTTTCTTGCCTATAAAAAAGCAATTGGGAATCAAACCTATGTTGTTCTATTTGAGGTTTTGGGGAAAAAGCGAATGCTCTCGATGAAAAGTTTTTTCATTTATCAGAGAAAGTCTTAG
- a CDS encoding phage virion morphogenesis protein: MQFDIKLDDSTVLNTLLRLKEKSGNLRPVMKEIGEEMLESVKKRFETSTGPDGQKWAANKDSTLLKMLNKTKGNFKKKGGLTKKGQGRASGKKPLIGESKSLSGTIHYRATSQELKIGSGMIYSRVQHFGASQGAFGKTKRGAPIPWGNIPGRPYLGFSDEDRSVILQTIEKYLKA; this comes from the coding sequence ATGCAGTTCGATATCAAGCTGGATGACTCAACCGTCCTGAATACCCTGCTCCGATTGAAGGAAAAGTCAGGCAATCTTCGGCCTGTTATGAAAGAGATCGGCGAAGAGATGCTCGAAAGTGTCAAGAAGCGCTTTGAAACCAGCACAGGCCCAGACGGCCAAAAGTGGGCAGCCAACAAAGACAGTACACTTCTGAAGATGCTTAACAAGACCAAGGGGAACTTTAAAAAGAAAGGCGGTCTGACCAAGAAAGGCCAAGGCCGCGCTTCTGGGAAAAAGCCCCTGATTGGCGAAAGCAAATCCCTCTCTGGAACCATTCATTACCGGGCCACTTCACAAGAGCTGAAGATCGGCTCTGGCATGATTTATTCCCGTGTGCAGCATTTCGGAGCATCCCAGGGAGCTTTTGGTAAAACCAAGCGCGGGGCTCCGATTCCCTGGGGTAATATTCCAGGTCGGCCCTATCTTGGTTTTTCGGATGAAGACAGATCTGTTATTTTGCAGACAATTGAAAAATACTTGAAGGCGTGA
- a CDS encoding IS200/IS605 family transposase, protein MFSELCKKWGSELIEFGGEPDHVHILFTTNPKVQPSKLVNNFKSVSSRMVRQAYAEHLKRFYWKPLFWTDSYCILTTGGATIETIKRYIENQGIDV, encoded by the coding sequence CTGTTTTCAGAGCTGTGCAAAAAGTGGGGTTCAGAGCTTATCGAGTTTGGCGGAGAGCCCGACCATGTGCATATTCTGTTTACCACCAACCCCAAAGTACAACCCTCCAAACTGGTCAATAACTTTAAATCTGTCAGCAGCCGAATGGTACGCCAAGCGTATGCAGAACACCTCAAACGCTTTTACTGGAAGCCGTTGTTTTGGACAGACAGCTATTGCATTCTGACCACTGGCGGGGCAACCATCGAAACCATCAAGCGCTACATCGAAAATCAAGGTATTGACGTCTGA